One window of the Takifugu flavidus isolate HTHZ2018 unplaced genomic scaffold, ASM371156v2 ctg571, whole genome shotgun sequence genome contains the following:
- the LOC130520890 gene encoding acetylcholine receptor subunit alpha-1-A-like — protein MNKYHLSCYLYLNSLCLIHFRVCTTTSSATMPNSTWPTTATFWWIQQVSATGYHPPSSDRPAPSASNISPLTGRTARSNSQNGEWEIIHRPAKRNTYKHIPMESNKHQDITFYLVIRRKPLFYVVNIIIPCVLISFLASLVYYLPADSQCRVTERIEASVRQINSLGPFQNHNYMN, from the exons atgaacaagtatcacttgtcctgttatttatacttgaattcgttatgtttaatacatttccgtgtgtgtacaaccacctcctcagcaacgatgcccaattcaacgtggcctactactgcaacgttctggtggattcaacaggtctctgctactggttaccacccgccatcttcagatcgtcctgctccatcagcgtcaaatatttcccctttgactggcaggactgcacgctcaaattcac agaatggtgagtgggagatcatccaccgacccgccaagagaaacacctacaaacacattcccatggagagcaacaagcatcaggacatcaccttctacctggtcatcagacgcaaacctctcttctacgtggtcaacatcatcatcccctgcgtgctcatctccttcctggcctcgctggtctactacctgcccgcagacagtcagtgcagagtcacagaacgtattgaagccagcgtcaggcagattaacagtctgggaccttttcagaatcacaactacatgaactga